A genomic stretch from Xenopus laevis strain J_2021 chromosome 6S, Xenopus_laevis_v10.1, whole genome shotgun sequence includes:
- the LOC108695215 gene encoding bucky ball, whose product MNTTAPPPENGQYSTNQPRPFFYAQPTAQLPFPNPWYLGQLYNPYCIPGPGFRGGNPYVPYYSVALHEYPGYFVPQLQMNTRMSRRPHFNPHPPSPMFYHATRFRHYSSHGRRTETKETQTDPRQQECASKRQQSSDCKSCDVGNVVYHSSGISSTGNDSNLENVEMSLSTSTRERDFHKNACNVTKYRDMPPGSYAYEKEEVRIVKELPENVVQRDLFCEGVLCGPHAEGEDLAVQSIAFSNKDEYKNSLPPKLCIDAVQETETQTTIVQTREPRNETSRQRMQSLNVKATVDADSPTMVMEHVEVVGPGYDDPQVSVPKDSCEHNLITNDQLIEGSDGCPEQQGIANESTCNGEVKLANKSNMWTEDSIEKCMPSPTWLACFENIDANYDYDVYSSQRKQKRTSVLSITSEELSSRDEGSSVDSVSVSYFVPDYFLRKGLYAFRKTTEDLEREPIKSGGSLKEDEILLKQCSNQYDKKYRTSAVKAKDVSRRCRKIGVSLKDLNRRKLYSVKKKPKSQSLSEPEDSEEYCVMEEEDLQNHDKGDEDDSDEDEYYFQESLPHGQVDIGKGSIFKQIAQNRILWKPPKGMIPAQLIGWPVREKQVCRLKDYDGSDYTIYDKQLAKLNRGFKEISEQKKSLQKSVGGKVQKKTTGTAVEEYWVGRGAKPKFPEPAYYLQDPAKIKTQDKPPKKKGALKSSKRKQTRTDPEEVETWEIPRSLLYEREFFWQIVLQSW is encoded by the exons GCTTCAGAGGTGGAAATCCTTATGTTCCATACTACTCTGTTGCTCTCCATGAGTACCCTGGATATTTTGTTCCCCAGCTTCAAATGAATACTAGGATGAGTAGAAGACCTCATTTTAACCCCCATCCACCTTCCCCAATGTTTTACCATGCTACAAGATTTAGGCACTACAGCAGTCATGGGAGAAGAACTGAAACCAAAGAGACCCAGACTGATCCACGGCAACAAGAATGTGCTTCCAAAAGGCAACAGAGTTCAGACTGTAAAAGCTGTGATGTTGGAAATGTAGTCTATCATTCTTCTGGCATTAGCAGCACCGGAAACGACAGTAACCTGGAGAATGTTGAGATGTCTCTGTCAACATCCACACGGGAAAGGGACTTTCATAAAAATGCTTGCAACGTAACCAAGTACAGAGACATGCCTCCAGGAAGCTATGCATATGAGAAAGAGGAGGTAAGAATAGTTAAAGAATTACCAGAAAATGTAGTGCAGCGTGATCTTTTTTGTGAGGGTGTATTATGTGGCCCTCATGCAGAAGGCGAGGACCTTGCTGTGCAGAGCATTGCCTTTTCAAACAAAGATGAATATAAAAATTCACTTCCTCCTAAACTATGTATTGATGCTGTTCAAGAAACAGAAACACAAACCACAATAGTTCAAACAAGGGAGCCCCGAAATGAAACTAGCAGACAGAGAATGCAGAGTCTGAATGTTAAGGCCACAGTGGATGCAGACTCGCCAACCATGGTGATGGAACACGTTGAAGTCGTTGGCCCTGGTTATGATGATCCACAAGTAAGTGTACCTAAGGATTCTTGTGAACATAATCTCATTACAAATGATCAACTAATAGAGGGCTCAGATGGATGTCCAGAGCAGCAAGGTATTGCAAATGAATCAACTTGTAATGGAGAGGTGAAATTGGCTAACAAAAGTAACATGTGGACAGAGGATTCCATAGAGAAATGTATGCCATCACCAACATGGCTGGCCTGCTTTGAAAATATAGATGCAAACTATGATTATGATGTTTATTCTTCGCAAAGGAAGCAAAAACGAACAAGTGTATTAAGCATTACTTCGGAAGAGCTTTCATCTAGGGATGAAGGATCTTCAGTGGATAGTGTTTCTGTATCTTACTTTGTCCCTGATTATTTTCTTAGGAAAGGTTTGTATGCTTTCCGAAAAACCACAGAAGATTTAGAGAGGGAACCAATTAAAAGTGGTGGTTCTTTAAAGGAAGATGAAATACTTCTGAAGCAATGTAGCAACCAGTATGATAAAAAATACAGGACTTCTGCAGTGAAAGCTAAGGATGTATCAAGAAGATGTCGAAAAATTGGAGTTTCTCTTAAAGACCTCAATAGAAGGAAACTCTATTCTGTAAAAAAGAAGCCGAAGAGTCAGTCATTGTCTGAACCTGAGGACTCTGAGGAATACTGCGTCATGGAAGAAGAGGACTTGCAAAACCATGACAAAGGTGATGAAGATGATAGCGATGAAGATGAGTATTACTTTCAAGAGAGCCTTCCACATGGGCAGGTGGATATTGGCAAAGGAAGCATCTTCAAACAAATCGCTCAGAATCGAATTCTCTGGAAACCTCCAAAAGGCATGATACCAGCTCAACTTATTGGATGGCCTGTAAGAGAAAAACAGGTGTGTCGACTTAAGGATTATGATGGGAGTGATTATACGATCTATGATAAGCAGCTTGCAAAACTAAACCGTGGCTTCAAAGAGATCTCTGAGCAAAAGAAATCTCTGCAGAAGTCAGTGGGTG GAAAAGTTCAAAAGAAAACCACTGGGACAGCTGTTGAAGAGTACTGGGTTGGAAGAGGTGCTAAACCCAAATTCCCAGAACCTGCATATTATTTGCAAGATCCAGCCAAAATCAAAACACAAG ATAAGCCTCCAAAAAAGAAAGGCGCGCTCAAGTCttctaaaagaaaacaaactagaacTGATCCAGAAGAAGTAGAAACATGGGAGATTCCTAGATCATTATTGTATGAGAGagagtttttttggcaaattgtacTCCAGAGCTGGTAA